Part of the candidate division WOR-3 bacterium genome is shown below.
CGATCATATTTCTGGAGAACCTTACGGAAATTTATCAATTTCGGACTGTTATTCCAGATTTCCATAAACGATTTTTCATGTAAGTTACCAAAGCAGAAGTTATTATTATTTGTGACTTCATTACACAGTACTACATCTCCATCTTCAGTAATATTTGCGAAAACCCACGGGCAGTAAACTTTTTTTTCTACTATGAAAACTTCAGGCTGAGTGTAGTATTTATTAAGTTCCTGTAAACTTAGTTTCTTTCCAACCCATATCAACCAATTGAATTTTTTGTCACTCCACCTGATATATTGGCAAAGTCGAGTAAAATCGATGGTGGTAAATTTCAGGTCTTCATAACTATTCTTTTTAGCAAAAAATAAACTATTTCCAAACTTTTGATTGTGTTCCTCTACATTCTTATTACTCAGAAAGTATTGCATGTGCCGGATCATCATATAATCAACCATCCGGGATTTTACCAATCTTTCAACTATCTCGAACAACTCTGGCAGGGCATACCAGTTCGCGGGTGAAACAGTGGTGGAAATGGCAATGAGCGGCCGGCTTCGGTATTTATTTAATTCCAAGATCCCCTCTATAGCCTTTTCAAAAGCCCTGTCAGTGTTTCGCACATAATTGTGAATCTCCCTTTTCCCATCGATTGATATTACTATCCCGCCGATGCCGGCAGCCATTATCTCTTTTGCCCTCTTTTTTAAAACATATCCATTCGTGGTAATTTCAGTATATAATTTTCTTTGGGTGGCATAATCAATTACATGACCGAGCCAGGGATACAGTGTTGGTTCGCCACCCCCGGCAAAGAGCAAACTGGTTCCAAAAGGCGCCAGGTTATCTATGGTTCTTTTTACTAAGTCTAAAGGAATAAATTTTACATTATTATTTATCCGATTTGATACCCGATAGGTACAGGTTCGACAATTATGATTACAGAGGTTTGTCAATGTAAAATTGACAATCGAGGGACCAGGGAGACCAGTGGTTTTGTGGAGATTGAAATATAGCACAGTCCTTTTTTTAAAACTTCTAACTACTAATTTCCAGTGACTTTTAAACTGGATAAATTTTCGCAAAAAGAATAGAAACTTCCACACGGTCATTTTTTATAAACACCAAGGAAGAGATTAAATGAATTGATAAGAAATTTAGTGCCAATCTTTATCGGTAAAAAACTAGGAATAAATCTTTCCACCAGTTTAAATCCAATCCGATGCAAAAGCTGATTGAGCGAGTCAAAAGAAGGACGGTAGCAGTGTTCAATCACATCGTAGAATATTTTATATTGAAGTTTTGAAAGTGTATTGCTTCTTAAGGGCATTTGAATAACAAACAATCCTTGATCCTTTAAACTCCCATAGATATTTTTTAGGGCATACTCGTAGTCATCTAAATGTTCAATTGTATTTATCGCCAAGATCACATCAAACTTACAGGTAAAAGGGATTG
Proteins encoded:
- a CDS encoding radical SAM protein, producing MWKFLFFLRKFIQFKSHWKLVVRSFKKRTVLYFNLHKTTGLPGPSIVNFTLTNLCNHNCRTCTYRVSNRINNNVKFIPLDLVKRTIDNLAPFGTSLLFAGGGEPTLYPWLGHVIDYATQRKLYTEITTNGYVLKKRAKEIMAAGIGGIVISIDGKREIHNYVRNTDRAFEKAIEGILELNKYRSRPLIAISTTVSPANWYALPELFEIVERLVKSRMVDYMMIRHMQYFLSNKNVEEHNQKFGNSLFFAKKNSYEDLKFTTIDFTRLCQYIRWSDKKFNWLIWVGKKLSLQELNKYYTQPEVFIVEKKVYCPWVFANITEDGDVVLCNEVTNNNNFCFGNLHEKSFMEIWNNSPKLINFRKVLQKYDRLPICTRCCAYIGTKI
- a CDS encoding class I SAM-dependent methyltransferase translates to MINYDEEYFNNHFRSKFYRWYIDTIRNREIKRIVYQRLKSGKILEIGFGNDNLLKFFCRDFEIYGVDISKFAVKEMTKKYNPNNFQECDITKEPIPFTCKFDVILAINTIEHLDDYEYALKNIYGSLKDQGLFVIQMPLRSNTLSKLQYKIFYDVIEHCYRPSFDSLNQLLHRIGFKLVERFIPSFLPIKIGTKFLINSFNLFLGVYKK